The following proteins are co-located in the Leptospira weilii genome:
- the rpsL gene encoding 30S ribosomal protein S12 translates to MPTISQLIRHGRQKQKKRTKSPALKSSPQRRGVCTRVMTFTPKKPNSALRKVARVRLTTGIEVTAYIPGEGHNLQEHNVVLIRGGRVKDLPGVRYHIIRGTLDTLGVDKRRNGRSKYGAKRPKA, encoded by the coding sequence ATGCCAACAATCAGTCAATTGATTCGCCACGGCAGGCAAAAGCAGAAGAAGAGAACGAAATCTCCTGCGTTAAAAAGCTCTCCTCAGAGAAGAGGAGTTTGTACGAGAGTAATGACGTTTACTCCGAAAAAACCGAACTCGGCTTTGAGAAAAGTCGCAAGGGTTCGTCTGACAACAGGAATCGAAGTTACCGCATACATTCCCGGTGAGGGGCATAACCTTCAGGAACACAACGTGGTTCTGATTCGCGGCGGAAGGGTAAAAGATCTTCCCGGGGTTCGTTATCATATCATTCGCGGAACCCTCGACACCTTGGGTGTGGATAAGAGAAGAAACGGCCGCTCCAAATACGGCGCGAAACGTCCTAAGGCTTAA
- the rpoC gene encoding DNA-directed RNA polymerase subunit beta', with amino-acid sequence MRSHNDFESITIRLASPERIKEWSYGEVKKPETINYRTLKPEKDGLFCEKIFGTTKDWECYCGKFKSIRYKGVICDKCGVEVTHSKVRRERMGHIELAAPVSHIWYYRSVPSRMGLLLDMTVNQLKSVLYFEKYVIIDPADSGRSRGELIDEEEYHAYLDEYGDKFVAGIGADAIKELLARIDVDAEARMIRQKIQDKDKISDKRILKRLEVLEAFRDSGNRPEWMVLDIVPVIPPELRPMVQLEGGRFATSDLNDLYRRVINRNNRLKRLLALKAPEIIVRNEKRMLQEAVDALFDNSRRKRAVKGKGNRPLKSISDMLKGKQGRFRQNLLGKRVDYSGRSVIVVGPELKYHEMGLPKKMALELFKPFIMKRLVDLDLAPNIKSAKKKVEAEDKEVFDVLEYVVKEHPVMLNRAPTLHRLGIQAFLPVLVEGKAIKLHPLVCHAFNADFDGDQMAIHVPLTPKAQLETWMLMLSPHNILNPANGHPICGPTQDIVLGIYYLTSELPPEPGVPLKSFSNLDEVHYAIDRGVVEFRTKISVYHQGKILETTPGRLIFNTILPEGYAYVNKPLSDKETNRIIADVYDKYGPAKTVLMLDDIKKLGYRYATLFAPTISIEDIRVSPGKVSLVGDANKEVEKADSEYRKGIITNEERRKKVIEIWTKTNDLITDSMFKELEKDKGGFNPVFIMAASGARGSKQQIRQLAGMRGLMAKPSGEIIELAIRSNFREGLSVLEFFISTHGARKGLADTALKTADAGYLTRRLVDISQDVIISEDDCGTEESISLGIVKEGENVIVSLNDRVFGRYTAEDVIDPVTDQVVYPRNTLITREVGQKVENLGYDKIRVRSPLTCESKQGVCICCYGMDMARLIPAEIGEAVGTIAAQSIGQPGTQLTMRTFHIGGAASAKVQEKEHKVSYTAIVNNINGRLITNDKSQSVFSRRGSIVIQRLIQQYKIEELSNLRVENGQKVDKGELVATSPAGENITSEMPGTVHIEKGLFRILGEEAVIPVKTGTVVNVKVNDITQPNQPLAEFDPYNEVGISEIEGTVQWMDLEIGKNVRRDEDLRTSNILLKVIEQRREKLNPRITVVSGSSREEYSVPVDAIISVQDGDKVKAGDILFKIPTVAEKTRDITGGLPRVDELFEARRPKDATTLAETDGKIEISGEIVKEKRILYIHPDNPDQEKVKVAIPIGKQIRVRNGDFVKRGDQIDDGNLDPHDILRVKGVTALQVYLVQEVQEVYRLQGVHINDKHIEVVVRQMLRKVLITDSGDTSFVNQQQIDRLVFNEENKRVIAEGGSPAESVPILLGLTKASLNTESFFSAASFQETTKVLTDAAIKGKTDNLMGLKENVIIGHMIPAGTGTKKYKDISVFKSAYGDLDRPLAEEEEEEIPQAIADDSDE; translated from the coding sequence ATGAGATCCCATAACGACTTTGAATCGATTACAATCCGCTTAGCATCTCCCGAAAGGATCAAAGAATGGTCCTACGGAGAAGTCAAAAAACCGGAAACCATCAACTATCGTACGTTAAAGCCCGAAAAAGACGGTCTTTTCTGCGAGAAGATTTTCGGAACCACAAAGGACTGGGAATGTTACTGCGGTAAGTTCAAGTCCATCCGTTATAAGGGTGTGATCTGCGACAAGTGCGGAGTGGAAGTAACTCACTCCAAAGTCCGTCGCGAAAGAATGGGGCATATCGAACTCGCGGCTCCCGTTTCTCATATCTGGTATTACCGTTCCGTTCCTTCGAGAATGGGACTTCTGCTCGATATGACCGTGAACCAACTCAAGAGCGTTCTCTACTTTGAAAAATACGTCATCATTGATCCCGCTGATTCCGGAAGAAGCCGAGGCGAACTCATCGACGAAGAAGAATATCACGCATACCTCGACGAGTACGGCGACAAGTTCGTAGCCGGAATCGGCGCGGACGCGATCAAAGAACTTCTCGCGCGTATCGACGTGGACGCGGAAGCGAGAATGATCCGTCAAAAGATCCAAGACAAGGACAAGATTTCCGATAAAAGAATTCTGAAACGTCTCGAAGTTCTGGAAGCGTTCCGTGATTCCGGAAACCGTCCCGAGTGGATGGTGCTCGACATCGTTCCCGTCATTCCTCCCGAACTGCGTCCTATGGTTCAGCTCGAAGGAGGAAGATTCGCAACTTCCGACTTGAACGATCTGTATCGTCGAGTCATCAACCGTAACAACCGTCTCAAGCGACTTCTCGCGTTAAAAGCGCCGGAGATTATCGTTCGTAACGAAAAGAGAATGTTGCAGGAAGCGGTGGACGCTCTCTTCGACAATTCGAGAAGAAAACGCGCGGTGAAAGGAAAGGGAAACCGTCCTTTAAAATCGATCTCCGATATGCTCAAAGGAAAACAAGGTCGTTTCCGTCAGAATCTTCTCGGTAAGAGGGTGGATTACTCCGGTCGTTCCGTGATCGTAGTCGGTCCCGAACTCAAATACCACGAGATGGGACTTCCCAAAAAAATGGCTTTGGAGCTATTTAAGCCTTTTATTATGAAGAGACTTGTGGATCTGGACTTAGCGCCTAACATCAAGTCTGCGAAGAAGAAAGTAGAAGCGGAAGACAAAGAAGTTTTCGACGTATTGGAATACGTAGTCAAAGAACATCCCGTCATGTTGAACAGAGCGCCGACCTTGCACCGTCTCGGAATCCAGGCTTTTTTGCCCGTCCTCGTGGAAGGAAAGGCGATTAAACTTCATCCCCTCGTTTGTCACGCGTTCAACGCCGACTTCGACGGGGATCAGATGGCGATTCACGTTCCTCTGACTCCGAAAGCGCAGTTGGAAACATGGATGCTCATGCTTTCCCCTCACAATATCTTGAACCCCGCAAACGGACATCCGATCTGCGGACCGACTCAGGATATCGTACTCGGAATTTATTATCTCACTTCCGAACTTCCACCGGAGCCCGGCGTTCCTTTGAAATCCTTCTCGAACTTGGACGAGGTTCACTACGCGATTGACAGAGGTGTGGTGGAATTCAGAACCAAGATCAGCGTCTATCACCAAGGAAAAATTCTCGAGACCACTCCGGGAAGATTGATCTTCAACACGATTCTTCCGGAAGGATACGCATACGTAAATAAACCGCTTTCCGATAAGGAAACGAACAGAATTATCGCGGATGTGTACGACAAATACGGTCCCGCAAAAACCGTATTGATGCTCGACGACATTAAAAAATTAGGATATCGTTATGCGACTCTGTTCGCTCCGACCATCTCGATCGAAGACATTCGAGTGTCTCCGGGTAAAGTGAGTCTCGTGGGCGACGCAAACAAGGAAGTCGAAAAAGCCGACTCCGAGTATCGCAAAGGTATCATCACAAACGAAGAACGCCGTAAAAAGGTAATCGAGATCTGGACGAAAACGAACGATCTCATCACCGATTCCATGTTCAAGGAACTGGAAAAAGACAAGGGCGGATTCAACCCCGTGTTCATCATGGCGGCTTCCGGAGCGAGAGGATCGAAACAACAGATCCGTCAGCTCGCGGGAATGCGCGGTCTTATGGCTAAACCTTCCGGAGAAATCATCGAGCTCGCAATTCGTTCGAACTTCCGCGAAGGACTTTCGGTTCTTGAATTCTTCATATCGACACACGGTGCGAGAAAAGGTCTTGCGGATACCGCGTTAAAAACGGCGGACGCAGGTTACTTAACTCGTCGTCTTGTGGATATTTCTCAGGACGTGATCATCTCCGAAGACGATTGCGGAACCGAAGAGTCCATTTCTCTCGGTATCGTAAAAGAAGGGGAGAACGTAATCGTTTCCCTGAACGACCGCGTGTTCGGACGTTACACCGCCGAAGACGTAATCGATCCCGTTACCGACCAAGTGGTATATCCGAGAAACACTCTGATCACGAGAGAAGTCGGACAAAAAGTGGAGAACCTCGGTTACGACAAGATCCGTGTTCGTTCTCCTCTGACTTGCGAATCGAAACAAGGTGTTTGTATCTGCTGTTACGGTATGGACATGGCGAGATTGATTCCTGCGGAAATCGGAGAAGCTGTCGGAACAATCGCCGCTCAGTCGATCGGACAACCCGGAACTCAGCTTACGATGAGAACGTTCCACATCGGTGGCGCGGCATCCGCAAAAGTTCAAGAGAAAGAGCACAAGGTATCTTATACCGCGATCGTAAACAATATCAACGGACGTTTGATTACAAACGACAAATCGCAGAGCGTATTTTCTCGCCGCGGTTCGATCGTGATCCAAAGATTGATCCAACAATACAAAATCGAAGAACTTTCCAACTTACGCGTTGAAAACGGACAGAAAGTGGATAAGGGAGAATTGGTGGCTACTTCTCCGGCGGGAGAAAACATCACTTCCGAAATGCCGGGTACCGTTCATATCGAAAAAGGTCTTTTCCGCATCTTGGGAGAAGAGGCCGTGATTCCGGTTAAAACCGGAACTGTCGTGAACGTAAAAGTAAACGACATCACTCAGCCGAACCAACCTCTCGCGGAGTTCGACCCTTATAACGAAGTGGGGATTTCCGAAATCGAAGGGACCGTTCAGTGGATGGATCTCGAGATCGGTAAGAACGTCAGAAGAGACGAAGATTTAAGAACTTCTAATATTCTTCTGAAAGTAATCGAACAAAGAAGGGAAAAGCTCAACCCGCGCATCACGGTCGTTTCCGGAAGCTCGAGAGAAGAATATTCCGTTCCAGTCGACGCGATCATCTCCGTTCAAGACGGAGACAAAGTGAAAGCCGGGGACATTCTTTTTAAGATTCCTACCGTTGCCGAAAAAACGCGGGATATCACGGGCGGTCTTCCGAGGGTCGACGAACTTTTCGAAGCGAGAAGACCGAAGGATGCGACGACACTTGCCGAGACCGATGGAAAGATCGAGATCAGCGGAGAGATCGTAAAAGAAAAACGGATTCTTTATATCCATCCGGACAATCCGGATCAGGAAAAAGTAAAGGTTGCGATTCCGATCGGAAAACAGATTCGGGTTCGTAACGGAGACTTCGTGAAGAGAGGAGACCAGATCGACGACGGTAATCTCGATCCTCACGACATTCTCAGGGTAAAAGGTGTTACCGCGCTTCAAGTGTATCTGGTGCAGGAAGTCCAAGAGGTCTACAGACTGCAAGGGGTTCACATCAACGATAAACACATCGAAGTTGTGGTTCGTCAGATGCTCCGGAAAGTTTTGATTACCGATTCCGGAGATACGAGTTTCGTAAATCAGCAACAAATCGACAGACTTGTATTCAACGAAGAAAACAAAAGAGTAATCGCCGAAGGCGGTTCCCCCGCGGAATCGGTTCCGATTTTACTCGGTTTGACCAAGGCTTCCTTGAATACGGAATCCTTCTTCTCGGCCGCTTCCTTCCAGGAAACGACTAAGGTTCTGACGGACGCCGCGATCAAAGGTAAGACCGACAACTTGATGGGTCTCAAAGAGAACGTCATCATCGGTCACATGATCCCTGCCGGAACCGGAACGAAGAAGTATAAGGACATCTCCGTATTCAAGAGCGCATACGGCGACTTGGATCGTCCTCTGGCAGAAGAAGAGGAAGAAGAAATTCCGCAAGCAATTGCGGATGATTCTGATGAATGA